CACTGCCGTTATAGTTTTCGTGATGAGCGAGTATGGTGGCGCATATCTCATTCACATTATTGATCTCGTTATAGAGCTGTAGGTGACGGGCGCTGAAATGGACATGATCTTTTATCCGTTCGAATTCGTGGGGGGTTAATTGTGTTTTTTTCAATAAGAGGGTATGCTGTAAATCCAATTTTCCGATATCATGAGCAAGTGCCGCTATCAATAAATTTTTTGTGGTCCCTGTTTCCAACCGGAGTTTATGGGCGATTACTGCACAATTTCGAGCGACACGCATATGATGAGCAAAATAGTCTGAACCAAGATTTTTTAAATGATTCAGCAATTTCAAAACAGCACGTTCATTCTCAAAGACCAGCGCAAACAATGTATCGACATATTTCTGCAGTTTCGAATTTTGACTATTCCGAAAGATTGTGTATAAATAGGAAATGAGTTTATCGGCAGTGCCCACAGTACCATACTTTTGTTGGTACCGGTCTGGCGTCCGATCGTATTTAATGGAGAATGCAGCGTTTGTTTGAGATGTCACCACAGGCGTTAACAGTGAGTGTCCGTCTGCGCCAAAAGATGTGGGGTCTTCCTGGAACATCTTATGTTTTTTACCGTTAGATTAAATGTTAGATTTTTGTTTGCCTGTTGTTAAGCAATTATGATGCCAGTTGTTATAATATAGTAATGTGTTGGCCTTCAGTGCACAAAATCGTCATCTCAGCCATGGATGGAAC
This region of Chitinivibrionales bacterium genomic DNA includes:
- a CDS encoding HD domain-containing protein encodes the protein MFQEDPTSFGADGHSLLTPVVTSQTNAAFSIKYDRTPDRYQQKYGTVGTADKLISYLYTIFRNSQNSKLQKYVDTLFALVFENERAVLKLLNHLKNLGSDYFAHHMRVARNCAVIAHKLRLETGTTKNLLIAALAHDIGKLDLQHTLLLKKTQLTPHEFERIKDHVHFSARHLQLYNEINNVNEICATILAHHENYNGSGYPLGLSGQNIPVGARIIRIIDVYDSLLSQRVYKYCYPHKLAIGIMNKMAKDCFDPAIYKIFTANIKLFQYINCDTITKATRSLFTSNILSDRDKKLMRSSE